In Labrus mixtus chromosome 11, fLabMix1.1, whole genome shotgun sequence, a single window of DNA contains:
- the LOC132983280 gene encoding probable serine/threonine-protein kinase nek3, whose protein sequence is MSTDRPKRNIIKKKYDISDGMPWCEERLVRKVLFLSLREFRDTNRATHKHSHIHTCAHKRTPKNTLLHAPQKTPTQPNTRQSVQTPQQKVTHRPTSTHTLKNQHVSKHLHHHEHNNNNNNNNNKGHKTQPSQDAHTPKTKCTHTLRNTTQTQSDTVQESHVFQRTSATTRTLRSHTTQTSPSLLKHKHNTQHKHSVRNTHTPPHTPAPARTLRSQTPTKLKGPVVNGLSRHQSLLSASPTWIRSLQSRPGPPLRRPASLHHDKEDPASKRPRLRAQRKFAQSPPSSPGPPVLMTSARNNHTHNSVVGTCLTRRRPKTEDFLSFLCLRGSSALPSNMAFLKSGRAKEPANTQHRTSSPSTNQRTAAQGKNIKVLSRSSVQRNARPPRGSGRSAEVGSFCPMSARAERRRERQRREEEQQRRRSKGVEEDRRKGGERHLMRPRQLPLQVRRNNKVALATGFSQQRTSSVRSVPPLKPSTVVRSRGSTRPSTRPGSTCKAKGPPQSRPKATNNKHLSRQPSNKEFKRNHPLPLHRRTVSNCYSNPKTLSSFQNSGRNSSRSQAQIPLTNGSGTGELSENLRVSRRKRGLPPDTSPTPVNPQGNNPPRKSRTLQYNHIDVPLESVEIPQKETDCEKVNGVEDVSHDADCGKEILGHVEEIRLQTDSISEVVQDKGDVGKLSLESITSLELSEERVITNCELSPVSQVINRHVREKRIQRNHPASSSLPKPITRTTESRARAAAAAARTTVSKAAINSVTSSQPDPPATYPAKHTTKGTNKGTSKHITKCTSPASRYSTHHSKGASKDSSKDTPGDPTKDSSSTSKGSTKGLTETKPTTSAIRTRTSPRILPKR, encoded by the exons ATGAGTACAGACAGACCAAAACGCAACATCATCAAAAAGAAATAT GACATCAGTGACGGGATGCCGTGGTGTGAAGAGCGTCTGGTCCGGAAGGTTCTGTTCCTCTCCCTCAGGGAATTCAGAGACACAAACCgtgccacacacaaacactctcacatacacacgTGTGCACACAAACGCACTCCCAAAAACACACTCTTGCACGCTCCGCAAAAGACGCCGACGCAACCGAACACTCGACAGAGCGTGCAAACGCCGCAGCAGAAagtcacacacagaccaacGAGCACACACACGCTGAAAAATCAACACGTTTCCAAACATCTGCACCATcatgaacacaacaacaacaacaacaacaacaacaacaaagggcATAAAACCCAGCCGTCtcaggatgcacacacaccaaaaactaaatgcacacacacactgcgcaacacaacacaaacacaatccgACACCGTTCAGGAGTCGCATGTTTTCCAGAGGACTTCAGCGACAACCAGAACTCTGCGCTCACACACAACGCAGACCAGTCCGTCActgctcaaacacaaacacaacacacagcacaaacactcggtgaggaacacacacacgccgcCGCACACACCTGCCCCGGCCCGGACACTGAGGTCACAAACTCCCACAAAGCTCAAAG GCCCCGTGGTTAATGGTCTCAGCCGGCATCAGTCCCTCCTGTCAGCCAGTCCGACCTGGATCCGGTCCTTACAGAGCAGACCAGGTCCTCCACTGCGCCGCCCTGCGAGCCTCCATCATGACAAAGAGGATCCTGCAAGCAAGAG ACCGAGGCTCCGAGCTCAGAGGAAGTTTGCCCAGTCCCCTCCCAGCTCTCCGGGACCTCCAGTGTTGATGACATCTGCACGAAATAACCACACCCACAACAGTGTTGTAGGCACCTGCCTGACCCGCCGGCGACCAAAGACGGAGgacttcctgtcttttctttgcTTGAGAG GTTCATCCGCGTTGCCTAGCAACATGGCCTTCTTGAAGAGTGGACGAGCAAAGGAGCCAGCCAATACACAGCATCGTACTTCCTCTCCTTCCACCAATCAGAGGACTGCAGCTCAGGGAAAGAACATAAAGGTTCTCAGTAGATCATCAG TGCAGAGGAACGCTCGGCCTCCGAGAGGAAGTGGACGTTCTGCAGAGGTCGGCTCCTTCTGCCCCATGAGTGCccgagcagagaggaggagggagaggcagaggagagaggaggagcagcagaggagaaggagtaagggagtggaggaggacaggaggaagGGAGGTGAGAGACATCTCATGAGACCTCGCCAGCTCCCCCTACAGGTCAGGAGGAACAACAAG GTGGCCTTGGCGACTGGATTCTCTCAACAAAGAACCTCCTCTGTCAGGTCAGTCCCTCCTTTAAAGCCTAGCACGGTGGTCCGTAGCAGAGGATCTACCAGACCCTCCACAAGGCCTGGCAGTACCTGTAAGGCAAAAGGCCCTCCCCAAAGCAGACCCAAGGCAACCAACAACAAACACCTCTCCAGGCAACCAAGCAACAAAGAGTTTAAACGCAATCACCCCCTTCCTCTCCACCGCAGAACAGTCTCCAATTGCTATAGCAATCCCAAGACCTTAAGCAGTTTCCAGAACTCAGGAAGAAATTCAAGTAGGTCTCAGGCTCAAATACCATTGACCAATGGCTCTGGCACTGGAGAGCTAAGTGAGAACCTGAGGGTGTCCAGAAGGAAGAGAGGCCTCCCACCAGATACCAGCCCTACCCCCGTTAATCCTCAGGGCAACAACCCACCAAGGAAGAGCAGGACACTGCAATACAATCATATAGATGTCCCATTGGAGAGTGTTGAGATCCCACAGAAGGAGACCGACTGTGAAAAGGTAAATGGGGTTGAAGATGTCAGCCATGATGCAGATTGTGGAAAAGAAATTCTCGGCCATGTTGAAGAAATTAGATTACAGACGGACAGTATTAGTGAAGTCGTACAGGACAAGGGTGATGTTGGAAAGTTAAGTTTGGAGAGCATCACTTCTCTGGAGCTCTCTGAAGAAAGGGTCATTACAAACTGTGAACTCAGCCCGGTCAGCCAGGTCATTAACAGACACGTCAGAGAGAAAAGGATCCAGAGAAACCATCCTGCTTCATCCTCACTCCCCAAGCCAATCACCAGGACTACTGAATCTAGagccagagctgctgctgctgctgctaggACTACTGTTTCTAAAGCTGCTATCAACTCAGTGACTTCTTCTCAACCAGACCCACCAGCCACTTATCCTGCCAAGCACACTACTAAGGGTACTAACAAAGGTACTAGCAAACACATTACCAAGTGTACTTCACCAGCAAGCAGGTACTCTACCCATCACTCCAAAGGTGCTTCAAAAGACTCTTCCAAGGACACCCCAGGGGATCCAACTAAGGACAGTTCTAGCACTTCCAAGGGCTCTACAAAGGGCCTTACCGAGACCAAGCCCACTACCTCAGCCATTAGGACCAGGACCAGCCCGAGAATCCTTCCGAAGCGCTAA